One Dioscorea cayenensis subsp. rotundata cultivar TDr96_F1 chromosome 15, TDr96_F1_v2_PseudoChromosome.rev07_lg8_w22 25.fasta, whole genome shotgun sequence genomic region harbors:
- the LOC120277552 gene encoding zinc finger protein CONSTANS-LIKE 9-like, translated as MDAAAAAACDYCRGQRAVVYCSPDSARLCLSCDVHVHSANALASRHVRSLICDRCLVQPAITWCMDEGAILCHDCDCCAFSFACSSLLHRRQPVGCYSGCPSSSDLLSLWSSVLNVNHLTNAPFQFHCSSDDVCGLYPFQDASLDFAADNLVEGVLDNSDQGMMINGNGIQHVGSISISNHTGESSAVDYQDCGVSPMLLNNESSTLDANYPQARTEAKMRYNQKKKSRKFGKNLKYGTRKVKSEKMKT; from the exons ATGGacgcggcggcggcggcggcgtgTGACTACTGCCGTGGCCAGCGGGCGGTGGTCTACTGCTCGCCGGACTCAGCTCGTCTATGTCTATCATGTGACGTCCATGTCCACTCAGCCAATGCGCTCGCCAGCCGCCATGTCCGTTCCCTCATCTGTGACCGTTGTCTAGTCCAACCAGCCATCACTTGGTGCATGGATGAGGGTGCAATCCTCTGCCATGACTGTGATTGTTGTGccttttcctttgcttgctCTTCACTTCTTCATCGCCGGCAACCTGTTGGTTGTTATTCTGGTTGTCCTTCAAGTTCTGATCTTTTGAGCTTATGGTCCTCTGTTCTTAATGTCAATCATTTGACCAATGCTCCATTCCAg tttcacTGTTCTTCTGATGATGTCTGTGGTTTGTATCCTTTTCAAGATGCAAGTTTGGATTTTGCTGCTGATAATCTTGTTGAG GGTGTGCTTGATAATTCTGATCAAGGAATGATGATTAATGGTAATGGTATTCAGCATGTTGGTTCTATTTCGATATCGAATCATACCGGTGAAAGTAGTGCTGTTGATTATCAAGACTGTGGTGTTTCACCAATGCTTCTCAACAATGAATCATCAACTCTTGATGCTAATTATCCACAAGCAAGGACTGAAGCAAAGATGAGATACaatcagaaaaagaaaagcagaaa GTTTggaaaaaatttgaagtatgGAACTCGAAAAGTTAAATCAGAGAAAATGAAGACATGA
- the LOC120277554 gene encoding uncharacterized protein LOC120277554 — protein MASSGRIVKCAAILILSLIIMLGGGVAARDLYGSTLYDYSYSKHNGIVLRRAEERFDKNISFKMPITERLSPRFPPFDPHNFRRKGIVLRGAEERFDKNISFIMPITARLSPRFHPLGIVLRRAEERFNKNISFIMPITEQLSPRFRPLGPQYFRRKGFVSTGVWKHFDKNIRLRIPIIE, from the exons atggCAAGTAGTGGCCGTATTGTGAAGTGTGCAGCGATTTTGATCCTTTCTCTCATCATCATGCTTGGAGGAGGAGTTGCTGCGAGAGATTTGTATGGGTCAACATTATATGATTATTCTTATTCAAAACACAATG GCATTGTTTTAAGAAGAGCCGAGGAACGCTTTGACAAGAATATCAGTTTTAAAATGCCTATTACTGAACGATTATCTCCTCGCTTTCCTCCTTTTGATCCGCACAACTTCAGAAGAAAAG GCATTGTTTTAAGAGGAGCCGAGGAACGCTTTGACAAGAATATCAGTTTTATAATGCCTATTACTGCACGATTATCTCCTCGCTTTCATCCTTTAG GCATTGTTTTAAGAAGAGCCGAGGAACGCTTTAACAAGAATATCAGTTTTATAATGCCTATTACTGAACAATTATCTCCTCGCTTTCGTCCTTTAGGTCCGCAATACTTCAGAAGAAAAG GCTTCGTTTCAACAGGAGTCTGGAAACACTTTGATAAGAATATCAGATTAAGGATACCTATTATTGAATGA
- the LOC120277394 gene encoding tRNA wybutosine-synthesizing protein 2/3/4 isoform X1: MEFQKRKAQTLAAMASPAPDKSPKGNLDAPIIPLLDAINNDPSYFTTSSCSGRISILLSLPPSAASTKKKARGGTWIFISHDPADPDFLVDLLFGARDRTDDAGGEMVFRFEPLIVAVECRDIDAAQALVSTAIASGFRESGITNAGKRVMVAIRCSIRLEVPLGQSGALLVSPEYVRYLVGIANEKMEANRRRTDGFLNVLQCKGLRQLVTEKIGYQSCMVPRESLLNLESKQNDVQSKILLIESDAVKVHEQHNIGSLDEDACGLESNWFFREDNGNDASSKTPLKASICLHEVEVESGNSCRSHKLRETVNGLSEKGSLLAVYLTIFDEPPEKLYLWGQSACVVNDNEHKQIFIFGGFGGLGRHARRNYSLMLDPKSGTLKEINTVDSPSPRMGHTSSLIGDQIFVIGGRDGPTQIFDEVWVLNNVESRWNLLKCNGSMFHPRHRHAAAAVGSNIYVFGGLGYEVIYSCMNVLHTETLQWTEVSVQGECPCARHSHSLVAYGSQLFLFGGYDGEKALGDLYSFDVRTLHWEKVKTNGRSPCPRFSHSMFIYKNYLGIIGGCPVRQENQELALLNLDHQSWVYVTVVCLGRELWVRCSTTVVDDDLVIVGGGASCYAFGTKFNPPMKVNLQQLETLHVTHCHKLVKQGSHSTFQESLQNLSVNGCGNFSDAEHLVLKIIKKNAKLAKDILKKFGWLDTDRKVRPSVDGSYICIPVNQNFFALIQKKPHGSMNVDIMDDGHQPEIFETKSISVHEVSLPMALSFISSSGSSLLKDSAVCDRKVSKSPQSIMRDFVSSLLRKKGLPPQLLDELPTRWERLGDIVVLPVTSFKDQAWNSMGEELWPIVANSIGAQRLARQGRILATGTRDTTLEILVGDNGWVTHQENGIFYSFDATKCMFSSGNLSEKLRMAQLDCRDEIIVDLFAGIGYFVLPFLVKAKAKLVYACEWNPHAINALRHNIDTNSVADRCVILEGDNRITAPKGIADRVCLGLLPTSEGSWVTAVRSLKIEGGILHIHGNVNDSEEGSWLEYVLKTITNIAKSEGLCWQISVEHLERVKWYGPHIRHLVADLHCKKL; the protein is encoded by the exons ATGGAGTTCCAGAAGCGAAAGGCCCAAACACTCGCCGCCATGGCCTCGCCGGCGCCGGACAAGTCCCCGAAAGGCAACCTCGACGCTCCGATTATCCCCCTCCTCGACGCCATCAACAACGATCCCTCTTACTTCACCACTAGCTCCTGTTCCGGTCGCATCTCCATCCTCctctccctccctccctccgCCGCTTCCACCAAGAAGAAGGCCCGTGGCGGCACCTGGATTTTCATTTCCCATGACCCTGCTGACCCTGACTTCCTCGTCGACCTCCTCTTTGGCGCCCGAGACCGTACGGATGATGCTGGCGGCGAGATGGTGTTTCGATTCGAGCCGCTCATCGTGGCTGTGGAGTGCCGGGACATTGATGCCGCTCAAGCGCTTGTGTCCACTGCTATTGCCTCCGGGTTCAGGGAGTCTG GGATAACGAATGCGGGAAAGCGAGTAATGGTTGCGATAAGATGTTCGATTCGATTGGAGGTGCCTCTTGGGCAGAGTGGTGCGCTTTTGGTTTCTCCGGAGTATGTTCGTTATCTTGTTGGGATCGCCAATGAGAAGATGGAAGCGAATAGAAGAAGAACAGATGGTTTTCTCAATGTTTTGCAGTGCAag GGTTTGCGGCAATTAGTGACGGAGAAGATTGGCTACCAAAGTTGTATGGTACCTAGGGAAAGTTTGTTGAATCTTGAATCCAAACAAAATGATGTGCAGTCAAAAATATTGTTAATTGAGAGTGATGCTGTAAAGGTTCATGAACAGCACAATATTGGAAGCCTTGATGAGGATGCTTGTGGTCTTGAATCCAATTGGTTTTTCAGAGAAGATAACGGCAATGATGCTTCTTCCAAAACCCCACTGAAAGCTTCAATTTGCTTGCATGAAGTTGAAGTTGAATCTGGGAATTCATGCAGAAGTCATAAATTGAGAGAGACAGTCAATG GGCTTTCAGAGAAGGGTTCACTTTTAGCTGTCTACCTGACTATTTTTGATGAACCGCCTGAGAAGCTCTATCTCTGGGGTCAATCAGCATGCGTTGTCAATGATAATGAACATAAACAAATCTTCATATTTGGTGGTTTTGGCGGCTTAGGACGGCATGCTAGAAGAAATTATTCTCTAATGCTTGATCCAAAATCTGGCACTCTAAAAGAAATTAATACAGTGGATAGTCCATCTCCTCGCATGGGACACACATCTTCCTTGATTGGTGATCAAATTTTCGTTATTGGAGGTAGAGATGGTCCTACacaaatttttgatgaagtttgGGTTCTTAACAACGTTGAAAGTAGATGGAATTTGTTAAAATGTAATGGCAGTATGTTCCATCCAAG ACATCGTCATGCTGCTGCAGCTGTTGgctcaaatatatatgtttttggtGGACTTGGTTATGAAGTCATTTATTCATGCATGAATGTGCTGCATACTGAAACATTACAGTGGACTGAGGTCAGTGTTCAAGGAGAATGTCCATGTGCTCGGCATTCACATTCTTTGGTGGCTTATGGTTCTCAATTATTTCTGTTTGGGGGCTATGATGGCGAGAAAGCTCTGGGTGACCTTTACAGTTTTGATGTCAGGACATTGCATTGGGAGAAGGTGAAAACCAATGGAAGATCTCCCTGTCCAAGATTTTCACACTCTATGTTTATCTATAAGAATTATCTTGGCATCATAGGTGGCTGCCCTGTCAGGCAAGAGAATCAAGAGTTAGCTTTGCTGAACCTGGATCATCAGTCCTGGGTATATGTTACAGTTGTATGTTTGGGCAGAGAGCTTTGGGTTCGATGCTCAACCACTGTGGTGGATGATGATCTTGTAATTGTTGGTGGTGGAGCATCATGTTATGCATTTGGCACAAAGTTCAATCCTCCAATGAAAGTAAATTTACAGCAATTAGAGACTTTGCATGTTACACATTGTCATAAACTAGTTAAGCAAGGATCACATAGTACATTTCAAGAATCTCTGCAAAACTTGTCTGTTAATGGATGTGGCAATTTTTCAGATGCTGAGCACCTTGTGCTGAAGATCATAAAGAAAAATGCTAAACTTGCCAAGGATATACTGAAAAAGTTCGGATGGCTAGATACAGATAGGAAGGTTCGACCTAGTGTAGATGGGAGCTATATTTGTATACCAgttaatcaaaacttttttGCCCTTATTCAGAAAAAGCCTCATGGTTCAATGAACGTGGACATCATGGATGATGGCCATCAACCagaaatttttgaaacaaaaagcaTTTCTGTGCATGAGGTTTCTCTGCCAATGGCATTGAGTTTTATTTCATCATCTGGCAGTTCTCTTCTAAAGGACAGTGCAGTCTGTGATAGGAAGGTCTCGAAATCCCCTCAGAGCATAATGAGGGATTTCGTTAGCTCTTTGTTAAGGAAGAAGGGCTTGCCACCTCAGCTATTGGATGAATTGCCCACAAG GTGGGAACGTCTTGGGGATATTGTGGTTCTTCCTGTGACATCTTTTAAGGATCAGGCATGGAATTCTATGGGGGAGGAGCTTTGGCCTATAGTTGCAAATTCTATTGGTGCTCAACGTCTTGCACGTCAA GGTCGAATTTTGGCCACTGGAACAAGGGACACCACTTTGGAGATCCTTGTGGGGGATAATGGTTGGGTTACTCACCAAGAGAATGGAATATTTTATTCCTTTGATGCAACCAAGTGCATGTTTTCCTCCGGCAATCTTTCTGAGAAGCTTCGCATGGCTCAACTGGACTGCAGAGATGAGATTATTGTGGACTTGTTTGCCGGAATTGGTTATTTCGTACTTCCATTTCTTGTCAA AGCTAAGGCAAAACTGGTTTATGCCTGTGAGTGGAATCCCCATGCTATAAATGCTCTTCGGCATAACATCGATACAAACTCTGTGGCAGACCGTTGCGTCATACTTGAAGGAGATAATCGCATCACAGCGCCCAAA GGGATCGCTGATCGAGTTTGCCTCGGTCTTCTACCTACTAGTGAGGGTAGCTGGGTTACTGCTGTGAGATCTTTGAA AATTGAAGGAGGCATACTGCATATCCATGGAAATGTCAATGACTCTGAAGAGGGTTCATGGTTGGAATATGTTCTCAAGACCATCACAAACATTGCAAAATCTGAAG gTTTATGTTGGCAAATTTCTGTAGAACATCTGGAGAGAGTGAAATGGTATGGCCCTCATATTCGTCATCTTGTCGCTGATTTACATTGCAAAAAACTATAA
- the LOC120277553 gene encoding uncharacterized protein LOC120277553 codes for MMLVIIFLGGAANLTNIDASDDMSFEIPIIYNGLSPSTSNNPKTNVSLVPYAGYMDALMQLKMRRRGHMYSLDTAINTPWSALKSSYISFEDAAKLEGETVGLIQNMKNPSLYYVNLLAISILDGENHLALDIPPKTFAIDDNGRGGFFLDSGTPITRLHTSAYDELCRMLSVVFLLSHISTVRSIHRQSYEYCFDASLEDVEHISVVFTIDLVDVKITDKQLFYEEVDIANNPILCLAIFKADSSDPTTSILGGFAMSDHNIGYDLHRQMVTFNPTTC; via the exons ATGATGCTAGTTATCATATTCCTTGGAGGAGCTGCAAATTTGACCAATATTGATGCCAGTGATGATATGAGCTTCGAGATACCCATTATCTACAATGGGTTATCTCCATCTACTTCTAATAATCCAAAAACTAATGTTTCCTTGGTTCCATATGCAGGATACATGGATGCATTAATGCAATTAAAGATGAGGAGACGAGGTCACATGTACTCACTTGATACAGCAATTAATACTCCTTGGAGCGCCCT AAAGTcatcttatatttcttttgaaGATGCAGCAAAACTTGAGGGTGAAACTgttggtttgattcaaaatatgaagAACCCTTCTCTTTACTACGTCAATCTTCTTGCCATATCCATATTGGATGGTGAGAACCATCTTGCTTTGGATATTCCACCTAAGACATTTGCCATTGATGATAATGGCCGCGGTGGCTTTTTCCTTGACTCAGGTACCCCTATTACAAGGCTCCATACATCAGCTTATGATGAACTTTGCAGGATGTTAAGTGTGGTATTCTTGTTGTCACACATATCCACTGTCCGTTCAATTCATAGGCAGTCTTATGAGTATTGCTTTGATGCATCTCTTGAGGATGTGGAACACATTAGTGTGGTTTTCACCATTGATTTAGTTGATGTGAAGATAACAGACAAGCAATTATTCTATGAGGAGGTGGATATAGCAAACAATCCCATCCTGTGCCTTGCTATATTTAAGGCAGATTCTTCTGATCCAACCACTTCAATATTGGGAGGTTTCGCCATGAGTGATCATAACATTGGTTATGATCTTCATAGGCAAATGGTCACCTTTAACCCTACCACTTgttga
- the LOC120277394 gene encoding tRNA wybutosine-synthesizing protein 2/3/4 isoform X2 — MEFQKRKAQTLAAMASPAPDKSPKGNLDAPIIPLLDAINNDPSYFTTSSCSGRISILLSLPPSAASTKKKARGGTWIFISHDPADPDFLVDLLFGARDRTDDAGGEMVFRFEPLIVAVECRDIDAAQALVSTAIASGFRESGITNAGKRVMVAIRCSIRLEVPLGQSGALLVSPEYVRYLVGIANEKMEANRRRTDGFLNVLQCKGLRQLVTEKIGYQSCMVPRESLLNLESKQNDVQSKILLIESDAVKVHEQHNIGSLDEDACGLESNWFFREDNGNDASSKTPLKASICLHEVEVESGNSCRSHKLRETVNGLSEKGSLLAVYLTIFDEPPEKLYLWGQSACVVNDNEHKQIFIFGGFGGLGRHARRNYSLMLDPKSGTLKEINTVDSPSPRMGHTSSLIGDQIFVIGGRDGPTQIFDEVWVLNNVESRWNLLKCNGSMFHPRHRHAAAAVGSNIYVFGGLGYEVIYSCMNVLHTETLQWTEVSVQGECPCARHSHSLVAYGSQLFLFGGYDGEKALGDLYSFDVRTLHWEKVKTNGRSPCPRFSHSMFIYKNYLGIIGGCPVRQENQELALLNLDHQSWVYVTVVCLGRELWVRCSTTVVDDDLVIVGGGASCYAFGTKFNPPMKVNLQQLETLHVTHCHKLVKQGSHSTFQESLQNLSVNGCGNFSDAEHLVLKIIKKNAKLAKDILKKFGWLDTDRKVRPSVDGSYICIPVNQNFFALIQKKPHGSMNVDIMDDGHQPEIFETKSISVHEVSLPMALSFISSSGSSLLKDSAVCDRKVSKSPQSIMRDFVSSLLRKKGLPPQLLDELPTRWERLGDIVVLPVTSFKDQAWNSMGEELWPIVANSIGAQRLARQGRILATGTRDTTLEILVGDNGWVTHQENGIFYSFDATKCMFSSGNLSEKLRMAQLDCRDEIIVDLFAGIGYFVLPFLVKAKAKLVYACEWNPHAINALRHNIDTNSVADRCVILEGDNRITAPKGIADRVCLGLLPTSEGSWVTAVRSLKSLFNHLTETTEFD; from the exons ATGGAGTTCCAGAAGCGAAAGGCCCAAACACTCGCCGCCATGGCCTCGCCGGCGCCGGACAAGTCCCCGAAAGGCAACCTCGACGCTCCGATTATCCCCCTCCTCGACGCCATCAACAACGATCCCTCTTACTTCACCACTAGCTCCTGTTCCGGTCGCATCTCCATCCTCctctccctccctccctccgCCGCTTCCACCAAGAAGAAGGCCCGTGGCGGCACCTGGATTTTCATTTCCCATGACCCTGCTGACCCTGACTTCCTCGTCGACCTCCTCTTTGGCGCCCGAGACCGTACGGATGATGCTGGCGGCGAGATGGTGTTTCGATTCGAGCCGCTCATCGTGGCTGTGGAGTGCCGGGACATTGATGCCGCTCAAGCGCTTGTGTCCACTGCTATTGCCTCCGGGTTCAGGGAGTCTG GGATAACGAATGCGGGAAAGCGAGTAATGGTTGCGATAAGATGTTCGATTCGATTGGAGGTGCCTCTTGGGCAGAGTGGTGCGCTTTTGGTTTCTCCGGAGTATGTTCGTTATCTTGTTGGGATCGCCAATGAGAAGATGGAAGCGAATAGAAGAAGAACAGATGGTTTTCTCAATGTTTTGCAGTGCAag GGTTTGCGGCAATTAGTGACGGAGAAGATTGGCTACCAAAGTTGTATGGTACCTAGGGAAAGTTTGTTGAATCTTGAATCCAAACAAAATGATGTGCAGTCAAAAATATTGTTAATTGAGAGTGATGCTGTAAAGGTTCATGAACAGCACAATATTGGAAGCCTTGATGAGGATGCTTGTGGTCTTGAATCCAATTGGTTTTTCAGAGAAGATAACGGCAATGATGCTTCTTCCAAAACCCCACTGAAAGCTTCAATTTGCTTGCATGAAGTTGAAGTTGAATCTGGGAATTCATGCAGAAGTCATAAATTGAGAGAGACAGTCAATG GGCTTTCAGAGAAGGGTTCACTTTTAGCTGTCTACCTGACTATTTTTGATGAACCGCCTGAGAAGCTCTATCTCTGGGGTCAATCAGCATGCGTTGTCAATGATAATGAACATAAACAAATCTTCATATTTGGTGGTTTTGGCGGCTTAGGACGGCATGCTAGAAGAAATTATTCTCTAATGCTTGATCCAAAATCTGGCACTCTAAAAGAAATTAATACAGTGGATAGTCCATCTCCTCGCATGGGACACACATCTTCCTTGATTGGTGATCAAATTTTCGTTATTGGAGGTAGAGATGGTCCTACacaaatttttgatgaagtttgGGTTCTTAACAACGTTGAAAGTAGATGGAATTTGTTAAAATGTAATGGCAGTATGTTCCATCCAAG ACATCGTCATGCTGCTGCAGCTGTTGgctcaaatatatatgtttttggtGGACTTGGTTATGAAGTCATTTATTCATGCATGAATGTGCTGCATACTGAAACATTACAGTGGACTGAGGTCAGTGTTCAAGGAGAATGTCCATGTGCTCGGCATTCACATTCTTTGGTGGCTTATGGTTCTCAATTATTTCTGTTTGGGGGCTATGATGGCGAGAAAGCTCTGGGTGACCTTTACAGTTTTGATGTCAGGACATTGCATTGGGAGAAGGTGAAAACCAATGGAAGATCTCCCTGTCCAAGATTTTCACACTCTATGTTTATCTATAAGAATTATCTTGGCATCATAGGTGGCTGCCCTGTCAGGCAAGAGAATCAAGAGTTAGCTTTGCTGAACCTGGATCATCAGTCCTGGGTATATGTTACAGTTGTATGTTTGGGCAGAGAGCTTTGGGTTCGATGCTCAACCACTGTGGTGGATGATGATCTTGTAATTGTTGGTGGTGGAGCATCATGTTATGCATTTGGCACAAAGTTCAATCCTCCAATGAAAGTAAATTTACAGCAATTAGAGACTTTGCATGTTACACATTGTCATAAACTAGTTAAGCAAGGATCACATAGTACATTTCAAGAATCTCTGCAAAACTTGTCTGTTAATGGATGTGGCAATTTTTCAGATGCTGAGCACCTTGTGCTGAAGATCATAAAGAAAAATGCTAAACTTGCCAAGGATATACTGAAAAAGTTCGGATGGCTAGATACAGATAGGAAGGTTCGACCTAGTGTAGATGGGAGCTATATTTGTATACCAgttaatcaaaacttttttGCCCTTATTCAGAAAAAGCCTCATGGTTCAATGAACGTGGACATCATGGATGATGGCCATCAACCagaaatttttgaaacaaaaagcaTTTCTGTGCATGAGGTTTCTCTGCCAATGGCATTGAGTTTTATTTCATCATCTGGCAGTTCTCTTCTAAAGGACAGTGCAGTCTGTGATAGGAAGGTCTCGAAATCCCCTCAGAGCATAATGAGGGATTTCGTTAGCTCTTTGTTAAGGAAGAAGGGCTTGCCACCTCAGCTATTGGATGAATTGCCCACAAG GTGGGAACGTCTTGGGGATATTGTGGTTCTTCCTGTGACATCTTTTAAGGATCAGGCATGGAATTCTATGGGGGAGGAGCTTTGGCCTATAGTTGCAAATTCTATTGGTGCTCAACGTCTTGCACGTCAA GGTCGAATTTTGGCCACTGGAACAAGGGACACCACTTTGGAGATCCTTGTGGGGGATAATGGTTGGGTTACTCACCAAGAGAATGGAATATTTTATTCCTTTGATGCAACCAAGTGCATGTTTTCCTCCGGCAATCTTTCTGAGAAGCTTCGCATGGCTCAACTGGACTGCAGAGATGAGATTATTGTGGACTTGTTTGCCGGAATTGGTTATTTCGTACTTCCATTTCTTGTCAA AGCTAAGGCAAAACTGGTTTATGCCTGTGAGTGGAATCCCCATGCTATAAATGCTCTTCGGCATAACATCGATACAAACTCTGTGGCAGACCGTTGCGTCATACTTGAAGGAGATAATCGCATCACAGCGCCCAAA GGGATCGCTGATCGAGTTTGCCTCGGTCTTCTACCTACTAGTGAGGGTAGCTGGGTTACTGCTGTGAGATCTTTGAA ATCTTTATTCAACCATCTTACTGAAACTACTGAATTTGACTGA
- the LOC120277555 gene encoding aspartic proteinase CDR1-like — translation MFSLTIAMMLVIIFLGGAASLTNIDASDDMSFEIPIIYNGLSPSTAYNPKTNVSLVPYAGYVDALMQLKMRRRGHMYSLDTAIGTPWSPVTVSLDTGSDLTWVQCEPCSNCFVKILSPIFDPDFSTTYKAMNCEYQQCSAFDGTAKIGCAIDGEWICLFDQEYMDDSIVQGFLSEDYFQFQGTNGTRKRSNSPLKFGCVHASKGHFSPRDDGIMGMGRGKLSFISQLNISRFSHCLSMSRKSSYISFEDAAKLEGETVGLIQNMKNSSLYYVNLLAHIHIGWQSYEYCFDASLEDAEHISVVSHPLDLVDVKITDKQLFYEEVDIANNPILIEGGILHIYGNVNDSEEGSWLEYVLKTITNIAKSEGELLNRSLAN, via the exons ATGTTCTCTCTAACTATTGCCATGATGCTAGTTATCATATTCCTTGGAGGAGCTGCAAGTTTGACCAATATAGATGCCAGTGATGATATGAGTTTCGAGATACCCATTATCTACAATGGGTTATCTCCATCTACTGCTTATAATCCAAAAACTAATGTTTCCTTGGTTCCATATGCAGGATACGTGGATGCATTAATGCAATTAAAGATGAGGAGACGAGGTCACATGTATTCACTTGATACAGCAATTGGTACTCCTTGGAGCCCTGTAACAGTGAGCCTTGATACAGGGAGTGATTTGACATGGGTCCAATGTGAACCATGCTCAAAttgttttgttaaaatattgAGTCCAATCTTTGACCCTGATTTCTCCACCACTTATAAAGCCATGAATTGTGAATACCAACAGTGCAGTGCTTTTGATGGCACTGCAAAGATTGGTTGTGCTATTGATGGTGAGTGGATATGTCTGTTTGACCAAGAATATATGGATGACTCAATAGTTCAAGGTTTCTTATCAGAGGATTATTTTCAATTCCAAGGCACAAATGGTACCAGAAAAAGATCTAATTCTCCTCTCAAATTTGGTTGTGTGCATGCATCTAAGGGACATTTTTCTCCCCGAGATGATGGTATTATGGGTATGGGGCGAGGAAAACTATCGTTTATTTCTCAATTGAATATTTCAAGATTTTCTCACTGTCTTTCTATGAGTAGAAAGTcatcttatatttcttttgaaGATGCAGCAAAACTTGAGGGTGAAACTgttggtttgattcaaaatatgaagAACTCTTCTCTTTACTATGTCAATCTTCTTGCTCATATCCATATTGGATG GCAGTCTTATGAGTATTGCTTTGATGCATCTCTTGAGGATGCGGAACACATTAGTGTGGTTTCTCACCCATTGGATTTAGTTGATGTGAAGATAACAGACAAGCAATTATTCTATGAGGAGGTGGATATAGCAAACAATCCCATCCT AATTGAAGGAGGCATACTGCATATCTATGGAAATGTCAATGACTCTGAAGAGGGTTCATGGTTGGAATATGTTCTCAAGACCATCACAAACATTGCAAAATCTGAAGGTGAACTGCTAAACAGATCTCTTGCCAATTGA